In Halopelagius longus, the following proteins share a genomic window:
- a CDS encoding flippase activity-associated protein Agl23: MSRNTDEGDSSGHRATSGVAPGGGETAASERRPGHRRSSLVYAVAVLAAAALLARLVGLGARPFHWDEARVGYWTLRYLESGAFEYRPVAGGPLLYLVDRHVFALLGASDATARLPVAVLGGLLPLCALLFRDRLDDVETFVFAAILAFNPLLVYYSRFLRGDVPLAFFALASVGFAVRAYDRRSRRDAYAAAAMVPLAAASSGFAAGYVLCWVAAGVLLVDQPSAVVDRGASAKATVADVYARVAGRWNVAARAFLLSLGVTVYCFAPRAGPTVEAGLWKPTTWHLVLWEATGGALWTFVGVRVVHRYPDGVHAILPFVSDTLDTLARTSLPILLAAVAAFLWTRYARGDRRPLVAGFAYWGAAAAFVFPVVTEVSAPWVAVHVLLPLSLPGAVGIAALLTRALAAARATNADGAPFGGGLASADAATVAAVVLVVVAVVAQAGAVTAAGVYGPSDRNNHLAQYGQPSDDVEPLVANVSGFADGDRSTPEVLYVGSDYATGWDPGNEFPPVVDSWGNRLPLPWYFERAGLDEASTENVTTFDERADRGEPIPPVVVTTPALREQVEERLGDDYEARSYRLGLWGRDVVVFVAQSE, from the coding sequence ATGTCTCGCAACACCGACGAGGGTGACTCGTCGGGCCACCGGGCTACGTCCGGTGTTGCCCCCGGAGGCGGGGAGACGGCGGCGTCCGAACGACGCCCCGGACACCGTCGGAGTTCGCTCGTCTACGCCGTCGCCGTTCTCGCCGCGGCGGCCCTCCTCGCGCGCCTCGTCGGCCTCGGCGCGCGACCGTTCCACTGGGACGAGGCCCGCGTCGGCTACTGGACGCTCAGATACCTCGAAAGCGGCGCGTTCGAGTACCGCCCCGTCGCGGGCGGACCGCTCCTGTACCTCGTGGACCGCCACGTGTTCGCCCTCCTCGGCGCGTCCGACGCGACGGCGCGACTCCCCGTCGCCGTCCTCGGGGGCCTCCTTCCGCTCTGCGCCCTGCTCTTTCGGGACCGACTCGACGACGTCGAGACGTTCGTCTTCGCCGCTATCTTGGCGTTCAACCCGCTCTTGGTCTACTACTCGCGGTTCCTCCGCGGCGACGTTCCGCTTGCGTTCTTCGCCTTGGCGTCCGTCGGGTTCGCGGTGCGGGCGTACGACCGCCGGAGTCGGCGCGACGCGTACGCCGCCGCGGCGATGGTCCCCCTCGCGGCCGCGTCTTCGGGATTCGCCGCGGGGTACGTCCTCTGTTGGGTCGCCGCGGGCGTCCTCCTCGTCGACCAACCGAGCGCCGTCGTCGACCGCGGCGCGTCCGCCAAAGCGACCGTCGCAGACGTCTACGCCCGTGTCGCGGGCCGGTGGAACGTCGCCGCGCGCGCGTTCCTCCTCTCTCTCGGGGTGACCGTCTACTGCTTCGCCCCCCGCGCCGGGCCGACCGTCGAGGCCGGCCTCTGGAAGCCGACGACGTGGCACCTCGTCCTCTGGGAGGCGACCGGCGGCGCCCTGTGGACGTTCGTCGGCGTCCGGGTGGTGCACCGCTACCCCGACGGCGTCCACGCGATACTCCCGTTCGTCTCCGACACGCTCGATACGCTCGCCCGGACGAGTCTGCCGATACTGCTCGCGGCCGTCGCGGCGTTCCTCTGGACGCGGTACGCCCGTGGGGACCGACGCCCCCTCGTCGCGGGGTTCGCCTACTGGGGCGCGGCGGCGGCGTTCGTCTTCCCCGTCGTCACCGAGGTGTCCGCGCCGTGGGTCGCCGTCCACGTCCTCCTGCCCCTGTCGCTCCCCGGCGCGGTCGGTATCGCCGCCCTGTTGACCCGCGCCCTCGCGGCGGCGAGAGCGACGAACGCCGACGGCGCGCCGTTCGGCGGCGGACTCGCCTCGGCGGACGCGGCGACGGTGGCCGCGGTGGTCCTCGTCGTCGTCGCCGTCGTCGCGCAGGCGGGCGCGGTGACCGCCGCGGGCGTGTACGGCCCCTCCGACCGGAACAACCACCTCGCGCAGTACGGGCAACCGAGCGACGACGTCGAACCGTTGGTGGCGAACGTCTCGGGGTTCGCGGACGGCGACAGATCGACGCCCGAGGTGCTGTACGTCGGGTCCGACTACGCGACGGGGTGGGACCCCGGAAACGAGTTCCCGCCGGTGGTAGACTCGTGGGGTAACAGGCTCCCGCTTCCGTGGTACTTCGAGCGCGCCGGGTTGGACGAGGCGAGCACGGAGAACGTGACGACGTTCGACGAACGCGCGGACCGCGGGGAGCCGATTCCGCCGGTGGTCGTGACGACTCCGGCCCTCCGCGAACAGGTCGAAGAGAGGCTCGGCGACGACTACGAGGCGCGGTCGTACCGACTCGGCCTGTGGGGCCGGGACGTCGTCGTCTTCGTCGCGCAGTCGGAGTGA
- a CDS encoding lamin tail domain-containing protein produces the protein MRRRYPLCVLLVVSLAACLGGFGVAPTPDGQRGPDAATVREPDAGVRATVTRVVDGDTVNVRFSNGSGDTVRLLGVDTPEVRGANSPGEFEGVPDTAAGRACLADAGETASSYARERLAGEEVRIVFDEVTDRRDYYGRLLAYVRVGGESFNRELLASGHARLYDGTFTERERYVAAERRAREEGRGLWACATPAGGDDAASNTTLAVVRVHADAEGRDGENLNDEYVVFRNGGGETLNLSGWTVSDEAGARYVVPEGTTLPPGGELTLYTGSGTDGDGARYWGKGRPVWNNDGDAILVRDPNGALVVERRF, from the coding sequence ATGCGACGTCGATATCCGCTCTGCGTCCTCCTCGTCGTCTCTCTCGCCGCCTGCCTCGGCGGATTCGGCGTCGCGCCGACGCCAGACGGCCAGAGGGGACCGGACGCCGCGACGGTACGCGAACCCGACGCCGGCGTCCGCGCGACGGTGACGCGCGTCGTGGACGGAGACACCGTGAACGTCAGGTTTTCGAACGGGTCGGGGGACACCGTCCGCCTCCTCGGCGTCGATACGCCCGAGGTGCGCGGGGCGAACTCGCCCGGGGAGTTCGAGGGCGTTCCCGACACGGCGGCCGGGAGAGCGTGTCTCGCAGACGCCGGCGAGACGGCGTCGTCGTACGCGAGAGAGCGACTCGCCGGGGAAGAGGTGCGCATCGTCTTCGACGAGGTGACGGACAGACGGGACTACTACGGCCGTCTCTTGGCGTACGTCCGCGTCGGCGGCGAGTCGTTCAACCGGGAGTTGCTCGCCTCCGGACACGCCCGTCTGTACGACGGAACATTTACCGAACGTGAACGGTACGTGGCGGCGGAACGTCGCGCCCGCGAGGAGGGGCGCGGCCTGTGGGCCTGTGCGACGCCCGCCGGCGGCGACGACGCCGCGTCGAACACGACGCTCGCGGTGGTTCGGGTGCACGCCGACGCCGAGGGCCGCGACGGGGAGAATCTGAACGACGAGTACGTCGTCTTCCGGAACGGGGGCGGGGAGACGCTGAACCTCTCGGGGTGGACGGTGTCCGACGAGGCGGGCGCGAGGTACGTCGTTCCCGAGGGGACGACGCTCCCGCCCGGCGGGGAACTGACGCTCTACACCGGGTCGGGAACCGACGGCGACGGCGCGCGCTACTGGGGGAAGGGTCGGCCGGTGTGGAACAACGACGGCGACGCGATACTCGTCCGCGACCCGAACGGAGCGCTCGTCGTCGAACGTCGGTTCTAA
- a CDS encoding ribbon-helix-helix domain-containing protein → MPKVNINVPEHLEMQIAQLVEQGEFVSREEAISELLSTGIRAFKTSGPIDDDDRGFEDDGMMGHEDEYVF, encoded by the coding sequence ATGCCCAAAGTCAATATAAACGTACCAGAGCACCTCGAGATGCAGATCGCACAGCTGGTCGAACAGGGCGAGTTCGTCAGCCGAGAGGAAGCCATCTCCGAACTCCTCTCGACGGGTATCCGCGCGTTCAAGACGAGCGGGCCCATCGACGACGACGACAGAGGCTTCGAGGACGACGGGATGATGGGTCACGAAGACGAGTACGTCTTCTAA
- a CDS encoding UPF0058 family protein: MHKDELLELHEQMLIIKNNFAAREDVDEEIFEPYEQLGVDPSHVHKSKSEHKHAVFVLGNALATAMSEDEFSNAGRVGKRMKELADDAESKL; the protein is encoded by the coding sequence ATGCACAAGGACGAACTGCTCGAACTCCACGAACAGATGCTCATCATCAAGAACAACTTCGCGGCGCGCGAGGACGTCGACGAGGAGATATTCGAACCCTACGAGCAACTCGGGGTCGACCCCTCCCACGTCCACAAATCCAAGAGCGAGCACAAACACGCCGTCTTCGTCCTCGGTAACGCCCTCGCGACGGCGATGAGCGAGGACGAGTTCTCCAACGCGGGCCGCGTCGGAAAGCGAATGAAGGAACTCGCAGACGATGCAGAGTCGAAACTCTGA
- the menD gene encoding 2-succinyl-5-enolpyruvyl-6-hydroxy-3-cyclohexene-1-carboxylic-acid synthase encodes MTAPNRNALWARAFVDELAEGGVSAVCITPGSRSTPLTEAFDRHEDVHVFSHLDERSSAYFALGRARRTGDVTPLVCTSGTAAANFHPAVIEAYQSRVPLLLLTADRPPELRDSGANQTIDQEKLYGDAVRWYKDLPEPEAEPRKLRSLRTTAARALSEATGTPSGPVHLNVPFRKPLEPTPVEGDVPDDLPELAASGRDGAFVKTTPGVPELGDDELRSLAERISEPRGLVVAGPADAPGVDGEAVAAFAHASGFPVLADPLSGVRFGGHVRVTPTLGGYDSYLDPRVTAEWPDPDVVLRFGASPTSKTLRNYLARTDAEQLVIDPAGEWREAEFTATDLVVADPSRLLTRLSRLLAGPGSAEWRRRFEAAEAAHWEAFDASADAADAETAVPPEGRVLADVAELAPQPSTLFVSNSMPVRDADRFARPTTKARTVLGNRGASGIDGIVSTALGAGSATTDELTLVTGDIAYYHDMNGLLALARCDADATVVLINNDGGGIFHMLPIEEYDPPFTSQFKTPHGLDFEPTADLYDLSYARVAGDDREGFREAYAEATAAEGSHVVEVVTDAEESHRARERLHERVVERLAEDG; translated from the coding sequence ATGACCGCACCTAACCGCAACGCCCTCTGGGCGCGCGCGTTCGTAGACGAACTGGCCGAGGGCGGCGTCTCCGCCGTCTGCATCACGCCCGGTAGCCGTTCGACGCCGCTGACGGAGGCGTTCGACAGACACGAGGACGTCCACGTCTTCTCGCACCTCGACGAACGCTCCTCGGCGTACTTCGCACTCGGGCGCGCCCGGCGGACGGGCGACGTGACGCCACTGGTCTGTACCTCCGGCACCGCGGCGGCGAACTTCCACCCCGCGGTCATCGAGGCGTACCAGTCGCGGGTTCCGCTCCTCCTCCTGACGGCGGACCGGCCGCCGGAACTCCGCGACTCCGGCGCGAACCAGACTATCGACCAAGAGAAACTGTACGGCGACGCGGTGCGCTGGTACAAGGACCTCCCCGAACCCGAAGCGGAACCCAGAAAACTCCGCTCGCTCCGGACGACTGCGGCGCGCGCTCTCTCGGAGGCGACGGGGACGCCGTCGGGTCCCGTCCACCTCAACGTCCCGTTCCGCAAACCGCTGGAACCGACGCCCGTCGAGGGCGACGTGCCCGACGACCTGCCGGAACTCGCGGCGTCGGGGCGCGACGGCGCGTTCGTGAAGACGACGCCGGGCGTCCCCGAACTCGGAGACGACGAACTGCGCTCGCTGGCCGAGCGCATCTCGGAACCGCGCGGACTCGTCGTCGCCGGTCCGGCGGACGCCCCCGGCGTGGACGGCGAAGCGGTCGCCGCGTTCGCCCACGCGTCGGGCTTTCCGGTCCTCGCGGACCCGCTCTCGGGCGTCCGCTTCGGCGGGCACGTCCGCGTCACGCCCACCCTCGGCGGGTACGACTCCTACCTCGACCCGCGCGTCACCGCCGAGTGGCCCGACCCGGACGTGGTGCTTCGCTTCGGCGCCTCGCCCACCTCGAAGACGCTCCGGAACTATCTCGCCCGCACGGACGCCGAGCAACTCGTAATCGACCCCGCGGGCGAGTGGCGCGAAGCGGAGTTCACGGCGACGGACCTCGTCGTCGCCGACCCCTCGCGCCTCCTGACGCGCCTCTCCCGTCTGCTCGCGGGCCCCGGAAGCGCCGAGTGGCGGCGGCGGTTCGAGGCGGCCGAAGCGGCCCACTGGGAGGCGTTCGACGCGAGTGCGGACGCCGCCGACGCCGAGACGGCGGTCCCTCCCGAGGGGCGCGTCCTCGCGGACGTGGCGGAACTCGCGCCGCAACCCTCCACCCTGTTCGTCTCGAACTCGATGCCCGTCCGCGACGCCGACCGCTTCGCCCGCCCGACGACGAAGGCGCGGACGGTCCTCGGCAACCGCGGCGCGTCCGGCATCGACGGCATCGTCTCCACCGCCCTCGGCGCGGGAAGCGCGACGACGGACGAGTTGACGCTCGTGACGGGCGACATCGCCTACTATCACGACATGAACGGCCTGTTGGCACTCGCCCGGTGCGACGCGGACGCGACGGTGGTCCTGATAAACAACGACGGCGGCGGCATCTTCCACATGCTCCCCATCGAGGAGTACGACCCGCCCTTCACCTCGCAGTTCAAGACGCCGCACGGCCTCGATTTCGAACCGACGGCGGACCTCTACGACCTGTCGTACGCGCGAGTCGCGGGCGACGACCGGGAGGGGTTCCGCGAGGCGTACGCCGAGGCGACGGCCGCCGAGGGGTCCCACGTCGTCGAAGTCGTCACCGACGCAGAGGAGAGCCACCGCGCCCGCGAACGACTCCACGAACGCGTCGTGGAGCGACTGGCCGAGGACGGCTGA
- a CDS encoding transcription initiation factor IIB, with product MERPSRQRQREKETETETEADELIACPECESTNIVTDADQGELVCDDCGLVLDERQIDRGPEWRAFNHSERQSKSRVGAPITETMHDRGLTTTIDWKDKDAYGRSLSSEKRSQMHRLRKWQERIRTKDAGERNLQFALSEIDRMASALGVPRSVREVASVIYRRALNEDLIRGRSIEGVATSALYAACRQEGIPRSLDEVAEVSRVPQKEIGRTYRYISQELGLELKPVDPKQFVPRFASALGLSEEVQAKATEIIDVSAEQGLLSGKSPTGFAAAAIYAASLLCNEKKTQREVADVAQVTEVTIRNRYQEQIEAMGFR from the coding sequence ATGGAACGTCCGAGCCGCCAGCGCCAGCGAGAGAAGGAGACGGAGACTGAAACAGAGGCCGACGAACTCATCGCGTGCCCGGAGTGTGAGTCCACCAACATCGTCACCGACGCCGACCAAGGGGAACTGGTCTGTGACGACTGCGGACTCGTTTTAGACGAACGACAGATAGACCGCGGCCCGGAGTGGCGGGCGTTCAACCACTCCGAGCGTCAGTCGAAGTCGCGCGTCGGCGCGCCGATAACGGAGACGATGCACGACCGGGGACTGACGACGACCATCGACTGGAAGGACAAGGACGCCTACGGTCGGTCGCTCTCCTCCGAGAAGCGGTCGCAGATGCACCGCCTCCGCAAGTGGCAGGAGCGAATCCGGACGAAGGACGCGGGCGAGCGCAACCTGCAGTTCGCGCTCTCCGAGATAGACCGCATGGCCTCGGCGCTCGGCGTTCCGCGGTCGGTGCGGGAAGTCGCCTCCGTCATCTATCGGCGCGCGCTGAACGAGGACCTGATTCGCGGCCGTTCCATCGAGGGCGTCGCCACCTCCGCGCTCTACGCCGCCTGCCGACAGGAGGGCATCCCCCGGTCGCTCGACGAAGTCGCGGAGGTGTCGCGCGTGCCGCAGAAGGAAATCGGTCGGACGTACCGCTACATCTCGCAGGAACTCGGCCTCGAACTGAAGCCCGTAGACCCCAAGCAGTTCGTCCCGCGCTTCGCCTCCGCCCTGGGCCTCTCGGAGGAAGTGCAGGCGAAAGCGACCGAGATAATCGACGTCTCCGCCGAGCAGGGCCTGCTCTCGGGCAAGTCGCCCACCGGGTTCGCCGCCGCGGCCATCTACGCCGCGTCGCTCCTCTGCAACGAGAAGAAGACCCAACGCGAAGTCGCCGACGTGGCGCAGGTCACGGAAGTGACCATCCGCAACCGCTACCAAGAGCAGATCGAAGCGATGGGCTTCCGCTGA
- a CDS encoding rhomboid family intramembrane serine protease: MIDIPGWVPIQQGAMLVAFLLAGIAVYAVDRPGGRWGAALRRRFLFGIPWGTVVTVAFVVAVYLFVQDGLRHWYSPVTLPFRAWSYFYPLGIVTAPFSHNGAGHLLGNLAATLTLAPLAEYAWGHYPRERGSASMSSRRTNPYVRAFVVFPAAVLVVGLATSVFALGPIIGFSGVVFAFAGFALVNYPLKTVVALAAGRALRLVYNAMQEPTVTASGHPTYVTPWWADIAIQGHALGLFIGVILGLYVVRMRPSVERPSALKLWTGSVLFAVSQSMWAIYWYRGGETYVLYRAVGVALVAVLALLVVFAAVASDRPALTGVFGGQFSFRRWQAGAACLVVVAAAVSGPAVPYNLYTTDGGELPGEPVRVEDYEVTYAEGVQNGMVSAYQVDAFGETTNVKTSGVIVKSESRGIWTTAASKGRLAFAGKVPITLGGLGWRETVYAERDGWNAVDGGTAYRVHLRDDGESRVVYVSDAATAGPVVGGRNISVVPTADGYYVEVERRDETVSAPLPNEGESVTVNQITFTREKNRVYAEFGGTRVRVLKKERYRGS, encoded by the coding sequence ATGATTGACATTCCGGGATGGGTGCCGATACAACAGGGGGCGATGCTCGTCGCGTTCCTCCTCGCCGGAATCGCGGTCTACGCAGTCGACCGACCGGGGGGTCGGTGGGGGGCCGCGCTTCGCCGGCGATTCTTGTTCGGGATTCCGTGGGGGACCGTCGTCACCGTCGCGTTCGTCGTCGCCGTCTACCTGTTCGTCCAAGACGGGCTTCGTCACTGGTACTCGCCGGTGACGCTTCCGTTCCGAGCGTGGTCGTACTTCTACCCGTTGGGTATCGTCACCGCGCCGTTCTCGCACAACGGTGCAGGGCACCTGCTGGGGAACCTCGCGGCGACGCTGACGCTCGCACCGTTGGCCGAGTACGCGTGGGGTCACTACCCGCGCGAACGAGGGTCGGCGTCGATGTCGTCGCGGCGGACGAACCCGTACGTGCGCGCGTTCGTCGTGTTCCCCGCCGCCGTCCTCGTCGTGGGTCTCGCCACGTCCGTCTTCGCGCTCGGACCCATCATCGGTTTCTCCGGCGTCGTCTTCGCGTTCGCGGGGTTCGCCCTCGTCAACTACCCGCTGAAGACGGTGGTGGCGTTGGCCGCCGGACGAGCGCTCCGCCTCGTCTACAACGCGATGCAGGAACCGACGGTCACCGCGAGCGGCCACCCCACGTACGTCACGCCGTGGTGGGCCGACATCGCCATTCAGGGCCACGCGCTCGGCCTGTTCATCGGCGTCATCTTGGGTCTGTACGTCGTCCGCATGCGCCCGTCTGTCGAGCGCCCGTCGGCGCTGAAACTGTGGACCGGATCGGTGCTGTTCGCCGTCTCGCAGTCGATGTGGGCCATCTACTGGTACCGCGGCGGCGAGACGTACGTCCTCTATCGCGCCGTCGGCGTCGCCCTCGTCGCGGTGTTGGCGTTGCTCGTCGTCTTCGCCGCCGTCGCCTCCGACCGGCCCGCCCTGACGGGCGTCTTCGGCGGCCAGTTCTCCTTCCGCCGGTGGCAGGCGGGTGCGGCCTGCCTCGTCGTCGTCGCCGCCGCCGTCTCCGGTCCGGCGGTGCCGTACAACCTCTACACCACCGACGGCGGCGAGTTACCCGGCGAACCCGTGCGGGTCGAAGACTACGAGGTGACGTACGCCGAGGGCGTCCAGAACGGGATGGTGTCTGCGTACCAAGTGGACGCGTTCGGCGAGACGACGAACGTGAAGACGTCGGGCGTGATAGTCAAAAGCGAGTCCCGCGGCATCTGGACGACGGCGGCGAGCAAAGGTCGGTTGGCGTTCGCGGGCAAGGTGCCGATAACGCTCGGCGGCCTCGGGTGGCGCGAGACGGTGTACGCCGAACGCGACGGGTGGAACGCCGTCGACGGCGGGACGGCCTACCGCGTCCACCTGCGGGACGACGGCGAGTCGCGCGTCGTCTACGTCTCCGACGCGGCGACGGCGGGTCCGGTCGTCGGCGGGCGGAACATCTCCGTCGTCCCCACCGCCGACGGCTACTACGTCGAAGTCGAGCGCCGAGACGAGACGGTGAGCGCTCCCCTCCCGAACGAGGGCGAGTCGGTCACCGTGAACCAGATTACGTTCACCCGCGAGAAAAACAGGGTGTACGCGGAGTTCGGCGGGACGCGCGTGCGGGTGCTGAAGAAAGAGCGGTACCGCGGAAGCTGA
- a CDS encoding sulfite oxidase-like oxidoreductase has translation MAKDVTGLYEEFGDERLPPGQRETSRFPVLSKSGTPSWDRDSWQFEVWGAVEDELSLSYDEFTSLPSETQIQDFHCVTGWSKFDCEFTGVTFPTLAERAGVEDDAVHVMFHALDGYTTNLSLEECRRQEVMFVYEYDGEPLPADHGGPLRVVTPHKYAYKGAKWVSGVEFLTEPERGYWEKRGYSNTANPWNEERYS, from the coding sequence ATGGCGAAAGACGTCACGGGCTTGTACGAGGAGTTCGGCGACGAGCGACTCCCGCCGGGACAACGAGAGACGTCGCGGTTTCCGGTCCTCTCGAAGAGCGGAACTCCCTCGTGGGACCGAGACTCGTGGCAGTTCGAGGTGTGGGGTGCGGTCGAAGACGAACTATCGCTCTCGTACGACGAGTTCACGTCGCTCCCCTCCGAGACGCAGATTCAGGACTTCCACTGCGTCACCGGGTGGAGCAAGTTCGACTGCGAGTTCACCGGCGTCACGTTCCCGACGCTGGCGGAACGGGCGGGCGTCGAGGACGACGCGGTCCACGTCATGTTCCACGCCCTCGACGGGTACACGACGAACCTCTCCTTGGAGGAGTGTCGGAGGCAGGAGGTCATGTTCGTCTACGAGTACGACGGCGAACCCCTACCCGCGGACCACGGCGGCCCCCTCCGCGTCGTGACGCCCCACAAGTACGCATACAAGGGCGCGAAGTGGGTGTCGGGCGTCGAGTTCCTCACCGAACCCGAACGCGGGTACTGGGAGAAGCGCGGGTACTCGAACACGGCGAACCCGTGGAACGAAGAGCGGTACAGCTAG
- a CDS encoding isochorismate synthase: protein MESLGSDEAGARPVSRSVRISKPQFRAVLRAADAPRTVWSAPDEATVVGSGAAATVTADGPNRFERIREAAEALFSSGDVHAGTEAARPRLFGGFAFHADSVAGPPWEQFPGARFVLPRVQVTYADNGTWLTVTAVGPDADPRTVERELDRHRERLRSLPDPGPPADPPGVVGRRRTTAKGDWRSSVNAAVERIRAGDLEKVVLAQALDVDLGDDLSVPDVLWRLGEAYPDCYRFLVEPVGDDGPQASFFGATPERLVGLRGRTVETDALAGTTGRGETPAEDEWLANELLADEKNVHEHELVAETIRDQLAPFASSVNAGARRVKRLATVQHLWTPITAELATDEHVLSLVEALHPTPAVGGLPPDRALSTIRDTEPFDRGWYAAPVGWVDAAGYGSFAVALRSAVSREDSATLFAGVGVVEDSDPDREWDEVQLKYRPILDELERS, encoded by the coding sequence ATGGAATCGCTGGGGAGCGACGAGGCGGGCGCACGCCCCGTCAGCAGGTCCGTCAGGATATCGAAGCCGCAGTTCCGGGCCGTCCTCCGCGCCGCCGACGCGCCGCGGACCGTCTGGTCCGCGCCCGACGAGGCGACGGTGGTCGGAAGCGGTGCGGCGGCGACGGTGACCGCCGACGGACCGAACCGGTTCGAACGCATCCGCGAGGCCGCGGAAGCCCTCTTCTCGTCGGGCGACGTCCACGCCGGAACCGAGGCGGCCCGCCCCCGACTGTTCGGCGGGTTCGCGTTCCACGCAGACAGCGTCGCCGGCCCCCCGTGGGAGCAGTTCCCCGGCGCGCGCTTCGTCCTCCCGCGCGTGCAGGTGACGTACGCGGACAACGGAACGTGGCTGACGGTCACCGCCGTCGGCCCGGACGCCGACCCCCGGACGGTCGAACGGGAACTCGACCGCCACCGAGAGCGCCTCCGGTCGCTCCCCGACCCCGGCCCGCCGGCCGACCCGCCCGGCGTCGTCGGACGGCGGCGAACGACCGCCAAGGGAGACTGGCGTTCGAGCGTGAACGCCGCCGTCGAACGCATCCGCGCGGGCGACTTGGAGAAAGTCGTCCTCGCGCAGGCCCTCGACGTGGATTTGGGGGACGACCTGTCGGTGCCGGACGTGCTCTGGCGACTCGGCGAGGCGTACCCCGACTGCTACCGCTTCCTCGTCGAACCCGTCGGCGACGACGGACCGCAGGCGTCGTTCTTCGGCGCGACGCCGGAACGACTCGTCGGCCTCCGGGGGCGAACCGTCGAGACGGACGCCCTCGCGGGGACGACCGGTCGCGGCGAGACGCCCGCCGAGGACGAGTGGCTGGCGAACGAACTGCTGGCCGACGAGAAGAACGTCCACGAACACGAACTCGTCGCCGAGACGATTCGGGACCAACTGGCCCCCTTCGCCTCCTCGGTGAACGCCGGGGCGCGCCGCGTGAAGCGCCTCGCCACCGTCCAGCACCTCTGGACGCCGATAACGGCCGAACTGGCGACGGACGAACACGTCCTCTCTTTGGTAGAGGCGCTCCACCCGACGCCGGCCGTCGGCGGCCTGCCGCCGGACCGGGCGCTCTCGACCATCCGCGACACCGAACCGTTCGACCGCGGGTGGTACGCCGCCCCGGTCGGGTGGGTGGACGCCGCGGGGTACGGGTCGTTCGCCGTCGCCCTCCGGTCGGCCGTCTCCCGCGAGGACTCGGCGACCCTCTTTGCGGGCGTCGGCGTCGTCGAAGACTCCGACCCGGACCGCGAGTGGGACGAAGTGCAACTGAAGTACCGCCCGATACTCGACGAGCTGGAACGCTCCTGA
- a CDS encoding METTL5 family protein, giving the protein MPTKSALETQLAVVAGFDAPRAELEQYPTPPDLAAHVVHVADLNGDIENRTVVDLGTGTGMLALGAALRGPDRVVGLDIDRDALETAAENRVRVGTTTDIDWVRADATRPPLRTGGPTTVLMNPPFGAQRGHEHADRAFLSTAAEVADVSYSIHNAGSREFVEAFTEDEGGEVTHAFRATFTLDRQFDFHDAESKDIETELYRIEWDT; this is encoded by the coding sequence ATGCCGACGAAATCCGCCTTGGAGACGCAGTTGGCGGTCGTGGCGGGGTTCGACGCGCCGCGGGCGGAACTCGAACAGTACCCGACGCCGCCGGACCTCGCGGCCCACGTCGTCCACGTCGCGGACCTCAACGGCGACATCGAGAACAGGACGGTCGTCGACCTCGGCACCGGGACGGGGATGCTCGCACTCGGCGCGGCACTCCGCGGCCCGGACCGCGTCGTCGGCCTCGACATCGACCGCGACGCGTTGGAGACGGCGGCCGAGAACCGCGTCCGCGTCGGGACGACGACGGACATCGACTGGGTACGCGCGGACGCGACGCGGCCGCCACTCCGGACGGGCGGGCCGACGACGGTGCTTATGAATCCGCCGTTCGGGGCGCAACGCGGCCACGAACACGCCGACCGGGCGTTTCTCTCCACCGCCGCCGAAGTGGCGGACGTCTCTTACTCCATCCACAACGCCGGGTCTCGCGAGTTCGTCGAGGCGTTCACCGAGGACGAGGGCGGCGAGGTGACCCACGCCTTCCGCGCGACGTTCACGCTCGACAGGCAGTTCGACTTCCACGACGCCGAATCGAAGGACATCGAGACGGAACTGTACAGAATCGAGTGGGATACGTAA